From the genome of Ananas comosus cultivar F153 linkage group 16, ASM154086v1, whole genome shotgun sequence, one region includes:
- the LOC109722225 gene encoding receptor-like protein 12, with product MRITLLIVIISMMMLSSKFVVGCPAEEYEALLEFKASCNGTSPPSWGNYRDCCLWERVVCDNSTEQVTELHLSELFWSYQPEENWYQYRDQSWHLNLSIFSSFRELRYLNLSINAFTASLSSTTGLKKLKVLDLSGNQFTGEIPMSLGYLTSLEALNLGWNLLNASLSLKALVGLKKLKVLDLSENQFTGEIPMSLGYLTSLKVLYLGWNELNASHSLKGLKKLKELDLSENQFTGEIPMSLGYLTSLEVLNLGSNKLNASHSLKALVGLKKLKELDLSGNQFTGDILMSLGYLTSLEVLNLGSNELNASHSFKALVGLKELKVLDLSGNNFIGEIPTSLGYLMSLEVLDLSQNYLNGSLSLKVLRDLQNLRELRLGYNQFCGTLPPTLANMTSLQHIDLSHNFFEGTISKHLFRGLVSLQYLDLSYNYLHGKFPLHSFANMSKLEGIILSNNTRLEVHINTWSSIQQLQLRILMLSSCKLDENAIRTPMFLCSRHHLEVLDLSYNNLTGNIPTCLLNNNTKMEYLNLGNNLLTGPIHLPSHHIESMNAIDISMNQLGGSIPCNISMVFPNLKALNFSSNHLIESIPSSLVNMTKLVVLDLSDNHLTGEVPAHLMSSNTQLAILKLSNNNLYGKIHNLNSAGYFVSIYLDGNMLSGTLPNNISRDIRLLDVHDNNLDGSIPQSLCNLVSLTILDLSYNNYSGSLPLCFPPSIIYLNLSNNALTGKVPSVLFNLSQLEALDISKNYLDGNMLSGTIPNNIPGELSLLDVHDNNLDGSIPETILKASFLTFLSLRGNHFHGQIPQSLCNLTWLLLLDLSYNNFSGSLPLCFPPSIIYLNLANNALTGKVPSVLFNLSQLEALDISKNYFSGLIPTQIRSKLAMKILILRENSFKGLVPIQLCNLQDLHVLDLSHNNFSGSIPSCLGTMAFRIIESYSSQLSDLWTVDGGSYEWIAADSSDLPIMLSHNISEEIQGEKFSTKGNMYVYRGVDLAFMTLIDISANKLTGKIPPEVGNLSGLKSLNLSYNQLTGPIPAALSNLSQIESLDISNNRLSGGIPWQLDQLKFLEVFSIAQNNLSGCIPSFRDQFATFGKATYEGNVGLHGPPLDGTCTTSSNTTTSSEEEDKELELLGLMVSANDLTSYIKARGHGFDSRMLQMCAVSANDLTAMRPRMSVRKEENEDFSAVTCFHDVELLSSYGQQVIMLTFN from the exons ATGCGGATTACTCTACTAATAGTTATTATAAGCATGATGATGTTGAGTAGCAAATTTGTTGTCGGATGCCCTGCAGAAGAGTACGAAGCTCTTTTAGAATTCAAAGCCTCTTGCAACGGAACGTCTCCTCCGTCGTGGGGAAATTACAGAGATTGTTGTCTCTGGGAGAGAGTTGTTTGCGATAACAGCACCGAACAAGTGACCGAACTGCATCTGTCAGAGCTTTTTTGGTCGTACCAACCAGAAGAGAATTGGTATCAATATAGAGACCAAAGTTGGCACTTGAATTTGAGCATCTTTTCTTCATTCCGCGAGCTACGATACCTTAATTTATCCATAAATGCGTTTACGGCCTCCCTCTCAAGCACCACAG GATTGAAGAAGCTAAAGGTGCTTGATCTTAGTGGAAACCAATTTACAGGAGAGATCCCGATGTCTTTAGGATATCTGACATCTCTCGAAGCCTTGAATTTGGGTTGGAATTTATTAAATGCTTCACTTTCTTTGAAAG CCTTAGTAGGATTGAAGAAGCTAAAGGTGCTTGATCTTAGTGAAAACCAATTTACAGGAGAGATCCCAATGTCTTTGGGATATCTGACATCTCTCAAAGTCTTGTATTTGGGTTGGAATGAATTAAATGCTTCACATTCTTTGAAAG GATTGAAGAAGCTAAAGGAGCTTGATCTTAGTGAAAACCAATTTACAGGAGAGATCCCAATGTCTTTGGGATATCTGACATCTCTCGAAGTCTTGAATTTGGGTTCGAATAAATTAAATGCTTCACATTCTTTGAAAG CCTTAGTAGGATTGAAGAAGCTAAAGGAGCTTGATCTTAGTGGAAACCAATTTACAGGAGATATCCTGATGTCTTTGGGATATTTAACATCTCTCGAAGTCTTGAATTTGGGTTCGAATGAATTAAATGCTTCACATTCTTTCAAAG CCTTAGTAGGATTAAAGGAGCTAAAGGTGCTTGATCTTAGTGGAAACAATTTTATAGGAGAGATTCCAACGTCTTTGGGGTATCTGATGTCTCTCGAAGTTTTGGACTTGagtcaaaattatttaaatggGTCACTTTCTTTAAAAG TTCTCCGAGATCTACAGAACTTGCGAGAGTTGCGCCTTGGATATAATCAGTTCTGTGGGACTCTTCCTCCAACTCTCGCAAACATGACATCCCTTCAGCATATTGATCTTTCGCATAACTTCTTTGAAGGAACAATATCGAAGCATCTCTTCAGAGGGCTTGTCTCACTTCAATATCTAGACCTTTCATACAACTACCTTCATGGGAAATTTCCACTGCACTCTTTCGCCAACATGTCAAAGCTTGAAGGAATCATACTCTCAAACAACACGAGACTAGAGGTGCATATTAATACTTGGAGTTCAATTCAACAATTACAATTGCGAATTCTTATGCTGTCAAGCTGTAAGCTGGATGAGAACGCCATTCGCACCCCTATGTTTCTCTGCTCTCGACATCACCTCGAAGTACTTGACCTCTCCTACAACAACTTAACGGGGAACATCCCGACTTGCCTGCTCAACAATAACACCAAAATGGAATACTTGAACTTAGGAAATAACTTGTTAACAGGACCAATTCATCTTCCTAGTCATCACATAGAAAGTATGAACGCAATCGATATCTCCATGAATCAGCTCGGCGGTTCGATTCCTTGTAACATTAGTATGGTCTTTCCTAATTTGAAGGCGCTTAACTTCTCATCCAATCATTTAATTGAAAGCATCCCTTCATCATTAGTCAACATGACAAAGTTGGTGGTCCTAGATCTTTCGGACAATCATCTCACTGGTGAAGTACCAGCTCACCTAATGAGTAGTAATACCCAGTTAGCCATCTTGAAGCTTTCCAATAACAATTTGTATGGGAAAATTCATAATCTAAATTCTGCAGGTTATTTTGTAAGCATTTACTTGGATGGTAACATGCTATCAGGAACATTACCAAACAACATCTCAAGAGATATACGTTTATTGGATGTCCATGACAATAACCTAGATGGTTCAATTCCACAAAGCTTATGCAATCTGGTGAGTCTCACCATATTGGATCTCTCCTACAACAATTACTCTGGTTCTTTACCTCTTTGCTTCCCTCCAAGCATAATTTATCTCAATTTGTCAAACAATGCTTTGACTGGAAAAGTTCCAAGTGTTCTTTTTAATCTCTCGCAACTTGAAGCACTAGACATTAGTAAAAATTACTTGGATGGTAACATGCTATCAGGAACAATACCAAACAACATCCCAGGAGAATTAAGTTTATTGGATGTTCATGACAATAACCTAGATGGTTCAATTCCAGAAACCATTTTGAAGGCATCGTTTTTGACATTTCTTAGTCTCAGAGGAAATCATTTCCATGGACAAATTCCACAAAGCTTATGCAATCTAACGTGGCTCCTGCTATTGGATCTCTCCTACAACAATTTCTCTGGTTCTTTACCTCTTTGCTTCCCTCCAAGCATCATTTATCTCAATTTGGCTAACAATGCTTTGACTGGAAAAGTTCCAAGTGTTCTTTTTAATCTCTCGCAACTTGAAGCACTAGACATtagcaaaaattacttttcaggTCTAATTCCAACGCAAATAAGAAGTAAGCTTGCAATGAAGATTCTTATTCTGAGAGAAAATTCTTTCAAAGGGTTGGTTCCTATTCAATTGTGTAACTTACAAGATTTGCACGTATTAGACCTATCACACAACAACTTTTCTGGATCAATACCATCTTGCCTTGGTACAATGGCATTCAGAATCATTGAATCATATTCCTCTCAACTGTCGGATCTATGGACCGTTGATGGTGGTTCCTATGAATGGATAGCTGCTGACTCTTCAGATTTGCCTATTATGTTATCGCACAATATTTCGGAGGAAATACAAGGGGAAAAATTTAGTACCAAAGGCAATATGTACGTATATAGAGGGGTTGATTTGGCTTTTATGACCTTAATTGATATATCAGCAAACAAGTTAACAGGAAAAATTCCACCTGAAGTTGGAAATCTTAGTGGACTTAAATCTCTAAATTTATCCTACAACCAACTTACGGGTCCAATCCCTGCAGCCCTATCAAATTTATCTCAGATTGAGAGCCTTGACATATCCAACAACAGATTAAGTGGTGGCATTCCTTGGCAATTAGACCAATTGAAGTTCTTGGAGGTGTTCTCTATAGCCCAAAACAATTTATCTGGATGCATACCGAGTTTTCGAGATCAATTTGCCACATTTGGTAAGGCTACTTATGAAGGCAATGTTGGCCTACACGGACCGCCATTAGACGGAACATGTACTACTTCATCAAACACAACAACATCAtctgaagaagaagataaagag ctcgagcttttgggattaatggtgaGCGCCAACGATCTCACAAGTTATATCAAAGCCAGAGGTCACGGATTCGATTCTCGCATgttgcaaatgtgtgcag ttagcgccaacgatctcACAGCAATGCGGCCGAGGATGTCGGTGAGGAAGGAGGAAAATGAGGATTTTAGTGCCGTAACATGTTTCCATGATGTTGAGCTGCTGTCATCGTACGGGCAGCAAGTTATTATGCTGACATTCAAT